From a region of the Triticum aestivum cultivar Chinese Spring chromosome 7D, IWGSC CS RefSeq v2.1, whole genome shotgun sequence genome:
- the LOC123169318 gene encoding 26 kDa endochitinase 1-like isoform X1 produces MRALAVVAMLATAAMAIACARAAQCGSQAGGATCPNCLCCSQFGWCGSTPEYCGDGCQSHCSGCGSTPVTPYPFGGVSSIVSPSLFNQILLHRNDPACQAKGFYTYDAFIAAATAFPGFGTTGSIAIRKREIAAFLAQTSHETTGGWPTAPNGPYTWGYCYKHDRTTSSYCTPSEQWPCAPGRLYYGRGPIQLTHNYNYGQAGRAIGADLLGNPNLVVVNPTVSFETAMWFWMTEQPPKPSSHAVITGQWNPSATDRAAGRVPGFGVITNIINGGMECFHGYDERVQDRIGFYKRYCKIFGISYGDNLDCYKQRPFA; encoded by the coding sequence ATGAGAGCGCTCGCGGTGGTAGCCATGCTAGCCACGGCGGCCATGGCTATCGCATGTGCACGCGCTGCACAGTGCGGCTCGCAGGCTGGCGGGGCGACCTGCCCAAACTGCCTCTGCTGCAGCCAGTTTGGCTGGTGTGGCTCCACACCGGAATACTGCGGCGATGGTTGCCAGAGCCATTGCTCTGGCTGCGGTAGCACGCCTGTCACGCCCTACCCCTTCGGTGGTGTGTCCTCCATCGTCTCGCCCTCCCTTTTTAACCAAATTCTCCTCCACCGTAATGACCCAGCATGCCAGGCCAAGGGCTTCTACACCTATGATGCCTTCATCGCTGCCGCCACTGCCTTCCCTGGCTTTGGCACCACTGGTAGCATCGCCATCCGGAAGCGCGAGATAGCTGCCTTCCTAGCGCAGACCTCCCATGAGACCACTGGCGGGTGGCCCACAGCCCCGAATGGGCCCTACACATGGGGCTACTGCTACAAGCACGATCGCACCACCTCCAGCTACTGCACCCCAAGCGAGCAGTGGCCATGCGCCCCTGGAAGGCTCTACTATGGCCGCGGGCCCATCCAGCTAACTCACAACTACAACTACGGGCAGGCAGGCCGGGCCATTGGGGCCGACCTGTTGGGCAACCCGAACTTGGTGGTCGTgaacccaaccgtgtcgtttgaGACGGCAATGTGGTTCTGGATGACGGAGCAACCGCCCAAGCCTTCGAGCCATGCAGTGATCACAGGACAATGGAACCCGTCGGCGACGGACCGTGCTGCAGGGCGAGTGCCTGGGTTCGGCGTGATCACCAACATCATCAATGGCGGGATGGAGTGCTTTCACGGGTATGATGAACGTGTTCAGGACCGAATCGGATTTTACAAACGCTACTGCAAAATCTTTGGTATCAGCTACGGTGACAACCTGGACTGCTACAAACAGAGGCCCTTTGCTTAA
- the LOC123169318 gene encoding basic endochitinase A-like isoform X2, whose translation MRALAVVAMLATAAMAIACARAAQCGSQAGGATCPNCLCCSQFGWCGSTPEYCGDGCQSHCSGCGSTPVTPYPFGGVSSIVSPSLFNQILLHRNDPACQAKGFYTYDAFIAAATAFPGFGTTGSIAIRKREIAAFLAQTSHETTGGWPTAPNGPYTWGYCYKPIGADLLGNPNLVVVNPTVSFETAMWFWMTEQPPKPSSHAVITGQWNPSATDRAAGRVPGFGVITNIINGGMECFHGYDERVQDRIGFYKRYCKIFGISYGDNLDCYKQRPFA comes from the exons ATGAGAGCGCTCGCGGTGGTAGCCATGCTAGCCACGGCGGCCATGGCTATCGCATGTGCACGCGCTGCACAGTGCGGCTCGCAGGCTGGCGGGGCGACCTGCCCAAACTGCCTCTGCTGCAGCCAGTTTGGCTGGTGTGGCTCCACACCGGAATACTGCGGCGATGGTTGCCAGAGCCATTGCTCTGGCTGCGGTAGCACGCCTGTCACGCCCTACCCCTTCGGTGGTGTGTCCTCCATCGTCTCGCCCTCCCTTTTTAACCAAATTCTCCTCCACCGTAATGACCCAGCATGCCAGGCCAAGGGCTTCTACACCTATGATGCCTTCATCGCTGCCGCCACTGCCTTCCCTGGCTTTGGCACCACTGGTAGCATCGCCATCCGGAAGCGCGAGATAGCTGCCTTCCTAGCGCAGACCTCCCATGAGACCACTGGCGGGTGGCCCACAGCCCCGAATGGGCCCTACACATGGGGCTACTGCTACAAGC CCATTGGGGCCGACCTGTTGGGCAACCCGAACTTGGTGGTCGTgaacccaaccgtgtcgtttgaGACGGCAATGTGGTTCTGGATGACGGAGCAACCGCCCAAGCCTTCGAGCCATGCAGTGATCACAGGACAATGGAACCCGTCGGCGACGGACCGTGCTGCAGGGCGAGTGCCTGGGTTCGGCGTGATCACCAACATCATCAATGGCGGGATGGAGTGCTTTCACGGGTATGATGAACGTGTTCAGGACCGAATCGGATTTTACAAACGCTACTGCAAAATCTTTGGTATCAGCTACGGTGACAACCTGGACTGCTACAAACAGAGGCCCTTTGCTTAA
- the LOC123164255 gene encoding basic endochitinase A-like: protein MRTLAVVSVLATAAMAIACAHAAQCGSQAGRATCPNCLCCSRFGWCGSTLEYCGDGCQSQCSGCGTPDPSGGGVSSIISRSLFDRMLLHRNNGACQAKGFYTYDAFLAAAAAFPGFGTTSSTATRKREVAAFLAQTSHETTGGWATAPNGPYAWGYCFKQERAKSNYCTPSVIWPCAPGRRYYGRGPIQLSHNYNYGPAGRGIGADLLGNPGLVATDSTVSFKTAIWFWMTAQPPKPSSHAVITGHWNPSAADRVAGRVPGFDVITNIVNGGKECGHGYDKRVSDRIGFYKRYCHILGVTHGDSLDCYNQEHFPINFS, encoded by the coding sequence ATGAGAACGCTCGCGGTTGTGTCCGTGCTAGCCACGGCGGCCATGGCCATCGCCTGCGCGCACGCCGCACAGTGCGGTTCACAGGCCGGCCGGGCGACCTGCCCGAACTGCCTCTGCTGCAGCCGCTTCGGCTGGTGCGGCTCTACCCTAGAGTACTGTGGCGACGGCTGCCAGAGCCAGTGCTCTGGCTGCGGCACGCCCGACCCCTCTGGTGGTGGCGTTTCCTCCATCATCTCCCGCTCACTCTTTGACCGGATGCTGCTGCACCGCAACAACGGGGCGTGCCAAGCTAAGGGATTCTACACCTACGACGCCTTCCTAGCGGCCGCGGCCGCCTTTCCAGGGTTCGGCACCACAAGCAGCACCGCCACCCGAAAGCGTGAGGTGGCCGCCTTCCTAGCACAGACCTCCCATGAGACCACCGGCGGGTGGGCTACAGCCCCAAACGGGCCCTACGCGTGGGGCTATTGCTTCAAACAGGAGCGCGCTAAGTCCAACTACTGCACCCCAAGCGTGATATGGCCATGTGCCCCTGGAAGACGCTACTATGGCCGAGGGCCCATCCAGCTCTCTCACAACTATAACTATGGGCCGGCGGGCCGCGGCATCGGGGCTGACCTGCTAGGCAACCCGGGCTTGGTGGCCACAGACTCGACCGTGTCATTCAAGACGGCAATTTGGTTCTGGATGACAGCGCAGCCACCCAAGCCCTCGAGCCACGCGGTCATAACGGGCCACTGGAATCCTTCAGCAGCGGACCGGGTTGCGGGGCGAGTGCCTGGCTTCGATGTGATCACCAACATCGTCAACGGCGGGAAGGAGTGCGGGCATGGGTATGATAAGCGTGTTTCTGACCGGATCGGGTTTTACAAGCGCTACTGCCACATCCTTGGCGTCACCCACGGTGACAGCCTTGACTGCTACAACCAGGAGCATTTTCCTATAAATTTTTCTTGA
- the LOC123164254 gene encoding 26 kDa endochitinase 1-like isoform X1 — protein sequence MRALEVVVVLAMAAMAIGTVHAAQCGSQAGGATCPNCLCCSRYGWCGSTSEYCGDGCQSQCSGCGGGATPVTPNPIGGGVSSIISRSLFNQMLLHRNDPGCHARGFYTYDAFVTAAAAFPGFGTTGDTATRKREVAAFLAQTSHETTGEWATAPNGPYAWGYCFKQEQNPTSNYCTPSTQWPCAPGKSYYGRGPIQLSHNYNYGQAGRAIGADLLGNPNLVATNPTVSFKTAIWFWMMAQLPKPSSHAVITGQWKPSATDRAAGRVPGFGVITNIVNGGIECGHGYDNRVADRIGFYKRYCNIFGIGYGGNLDCYKQSPFA from the coding sequence ATGAGAGCGCTCGAGGTGGTGGTCGTGCTAGCCATGGCGGCCATGGCCATCGGCACCGTGCACGCTGCACAGTGCGGCTCCCAGGCTGGCGGGGCGACCTGCCCCAACTGCCTCTGCTGCAGCCGCTATGGCTGGTGCGGCTCCACCTCGGAATACTGCGGTGACGGCTGCCAGAGCCAGTGCtctggctgcggcggcggtgccaCGCCCGTCACACCCAATCCCATTGGCGGTGGCGTGTCCTCCATTATCTCCCGCTCCCTCTTCAACCAAATGCTACTCCACCGTAATGACCCAGGATGCCATGCCAGGGGCTTCTATACCTATGACGCCTTCgtcacagccgccgccgcctttcCTGGCTTCGGCACCACAGGCGACACCGCCACCCGAAAGCGCGAGGTGGCCGCCTTCCTAGCGCAAACCTCTCATGAGACCACTGGCGAGTGGGCCACAGCCCCGAACGGGCCCTATGCATGGGGCTACTGCTTCAAGCAGGAGCAGAACCCCACCTCGAACTACTGCACCCCAAGCACGCAGTGGCCATGTGCGCCCGGAAAGAGCTATTATGGCCGTGGGCCCATCCAACTATCTCACAACTACAACTACGGGCAAGCAGGCCGGGCCATCGGGGCCGACCTATTGGGCAACCCAAACTTGGTGGCCACAAACCCGACCGTGTCATTCAAAACTGCCATCTGGTTTTGGATGATGGCGCAACTGCCCAAGCCCTCGAGCCATGCAGTGATCACGGGACAATGGAAACCTTCGGCGACAGACCGGGCCGCGGGGCGGGTGCCTGGGTTTGGCGTGATCACCAACATTGTCAACGGCGGGATTGAGTGCGGCCACGGGTATGATAATCGTGTTGCTGACCGAATTGGGTTCTACAAACGCTACTGCAACATCTTCGGTATCGGCTATGGTGGCAACCTCGACTGCTACAAGCAGAGCCCCTTCGCTTAA
- the LOC123164254 gene encoding 26 kDa endochitinase 2-like isoform X2 gives MRALEVVVVLAMAAMAIGTVHGGVSSIISRSLFNQMLLHRNDPGCHARGFYTYDAFVTAAAAFPGFGTTGDTATRKREVAAFLAQTSHETTGEWATAPNGPYAWGYCFKQEQNPTSNYCTPSTQWPCAPGKSYYGRGPIQLSHNYNYGQAGRAIGADLLGNPNLVATNPTVSFKTAIWFWMMAQLPKPSSHAVITGQWKPSATDRAAGRVPGFGVITNIVNGGIECGHGYDNRVADRIGFYKRYCNIFGIGYGGNLDCYKQSPFA, from the exons ATGAGAGCGCTCGAGGTGGTGGTCGTGCTAGCCATGGCGGCCATGGCCATCGGCACCGTGCA CGGTGGCGTGTCCTCCATTATCTCCCGCTCCCTCTTCAACCAAATGCTACTCCACCGTAATGACCCAGGATGCCATGCCAGGGGCTTCTATACCTATGACGCCTTCgtcacagccgccgccgcctttcCTGGCTTCGGCACCACAGGCGACACCGCCACCCGAAAGCGCGAGGTGGCCGCCTTCCTAGCGCAAACCTCTCATGAGACCACTGGCGAGTGGGCCACAGCCCCGAACGGGCCCTATGCATGGGGCTACTGCTTCAAGCAGGAGCAGAACCCCACCTCGAACTACTGCACCCCAAGCACGCAGTGGCCATGTGCGCCCGGAAAGAGCTATTATGGCCGTGGGCCCATCCAACTATCTCACAACTACAACTACGGGCAAGCAGGCCGGGCCATCGGGGCCGACCTATTGGGCAACCCAAACTTGGTGGCCACAAACCCGACCGTGTCATTCAAAACTGCCATCTGGTTTTGGATGATGGCGCAACTGCCCAAGCCCTCGAGCCATGCAGTGATCACGGGACAATGGAAACCTTCGGCGACAGACCGGGCCGCGGGGCGGGTGCCTGGGTTTGGCGTGATCACCAACATTGTCAACGGCGGGATTGAGTGCGGCCACGGGTATGATAATCGTGTTGCTGACCGAATTGGGTTCTACAAACGCTACTGCAACATCTTCGGTATCGGCTATGGTGGCAACCTCGACTGCTACAAGCAGAGCCCCTTCGCTTAA